The stretch of DNA CATCAGTTATCGCGATGATATTGACGCCGCGAAAACAATTCTTAAAAAACTACTCGAAAATGAGCCGCGTGTGCTGAGCGATCCGGCTCCGCTGGTTGCGGTGGCGGCGATCGGTGATCACGGGGTTGAATTCACAGTGCGAGGCTGGGTGAACGTAAGCGATTTCTGGGGTGTCACGTTTGATTTAACCGAAGCCATCAAAAAAAGTTTAGACGCCGCCGGACTGACAATTCCGTTCCGGCAGCAGGATGTTCATTTATACACACATAATTCGTGAATTCCGGCTGAATACATTTTCCCTGACAATGAACGGGATCTTTATTATTTTCAGGTGTTATGAATGAGAGATGCTTCCAGCATGTGGCGGTTTTAAAAGGCGGAATTTCTACTGAACGTGAGGTTTCACTTGAGTCCGGTGCGGCCATTGCCGCCGGTCTGCGCGCCGCCGGTTACACAGTGTATGAACTGGATGTGACGTCCCGCACCATTGACCTGCCGCGAGAAGTGGAGGCGGTCTTCATTGCGCTGCACGGAACGTTTGGCGAGGATGGCGGAGTGCAACTGCTGTTAACTCAGATGGGTGTGCCGTTTGTCGGTGCAGGAGTGGAAGCGAGCCGGATGGCGTTTGATAAACAGCTTACTGACATTTGTCTGCGCGCTGCCGGTGTGCCGGTGCCGGATATAGAGGTGGTGCGTAAAGAACGCCAGCCGGTCATGCAGCCGCCGGTGGCGGTAAAGCCGCTGCGGCAGGGTTCCAGCGTCGGCTGTTCGCTCGTGTTTGAAGCAATGCATTTTCCGGCGGCACTTGAAAAAGCGCGGCAGTACGGGGAGGAAATCATTGTGCAGCGGTTTATTCCCGGACGGGAATTTACGGTAAGCATTGTGGCCGGCGAGGTGCTGCCGCCGGTTGAAATCGTACTGGAAGAGGGCTGGTACGATTACGACGCGAAATATAAAACGGATTCAACACGCTATATTGTACCGGCGAAGATTGACGCCGAAACAGAAGTGCGGATGAGAGAACTCGCATTCAAAACATTTCATTCGCTCGGCGCGCGCGGTTTTGGCCGCGTCGATTTCCGGATGACGCCGGCAGGCGAGCTGTTTGTGCTCGAACTCAATACCATTCCCGGATTTACGGCGCACAGTCTGATGCCCAAAGCCGCCGCTGCCGCCGGAATCGGCTTTTCTGAGCTTTGCGACCGGATCATGCGCACCGCTTTGATGCCCTGAAAAATTCGACTTTGTTCAAATAAAAGATTCATTCACGCAGAGCCGCAAAGAGGAGAAAGATTTTTTTAGACAGGATTAACAGGATTTTAATATTCAATTCTCGATTTCCAGTTTTTGTGACTTTTGCGCTTTTTTGTGGCAATTAAAATTCGGTTCCATCCGCGTAATCCGCGGTCAAATTCTTTGCGCCCGCTCGCGATTCTTTGCGGAAAATGAATTATTAGAGTTTCTATGAAATTTGAAATTTGAAATTTGCCGGCTGAAATGAAACACTGCCATACAAACTTTTACGTTCGAATCGGAGTTTGGCTGATGGCAGCAAGAAAAAGACAAATAAAATCAAAACGCCGCGTATATTATGCGAAAACACGCGCAAACAAAAAACATACTGCACGCCGCAGTCTGGTTGTGCTGTTTCTGCTGCTCGTGACTGCAGGAATCGTTTACGGACTTTATCGCGGCGCAAAATTTACCGGTTCGCTTTTCTTTTCGCGCAATCCGGCGTTTGAGCTGAAAATTGTTGATATTGCTACAGACGGACGGCTGACTGTTTCGCAAATTCGCGAATATGCCGCTGTAGAAACCGGTGCAAATATTTTTTCCGTCGACACCGCTGCTCTGCGCAAACGCCTTGTCGATGTGCCGCTGGTTGAAACCGTCATTGTGCGCCGGAAGCTGCCGGACACGCTCGAAATCAAAATTACCGAACGCGTCGCATTGGCGCAGATCCGCTGGAGCGCACGCGGTCTGCCGTTTCTGATCGACCGCGCCGGTGTTGTCCTGCCGCCGACACGCAGCGGACAAGTGCTGCCGGTGATTGAGGGCATGAAAAGTAACGCACTGCGTCCCGGTGAAAAAAGCAATGATGCCGGCGTGCGCTACTGCCTTGATCTGCTCATGCTGTCCGACTCGCTCGGCTTCGGGCCGATCGTTCGCTTCGGCACATTTAACCTGCGTTTTCCTGAATTTATCGACGTCACTGTTAACACCGAAACCAGTGCGCGCTTTCCGTATAAGGACGCCAAAGAAAAACTCATCCGGCTCGTTAGTGTACTGCAATTGGCAAACGAACAGGGGCGGCGCATCAAAACCGTTGATCTCACGCCGGACGGCCGCAATGTGCCGGTAACCTATTATTGAAATATGAAAAATGGTGTCAAACGTCTGAACGTCAAAGGTCACAAGCCGGAACTTCTAAACTGGTGTTCCGGACATTGGATGTGCGACCTTCAGACCTGCAACCGGTTTGAAATCTGAAATTCGAAAAAATATGGCCGCGCCGGTGATCACAGCTCTTGAAATCGGAACCAGCTCAGTCAAAGTGCTGATGGCTGAAGTGCGTGAGGATGGTGGAATCATGATTGCCGGCGTCGGCGAGCGCGATTCACGCGGCGTGCGCAAAGGCGAAATTATCGACTTCGAGCTCGCGCTCGACTCCGTGCGCAATGCAATGGAAGACGCCGAGAGCAGTTCGCGCAAATCCATCGGCGAACATCTCTATCTTGTGGCGTCCGGCGGCCGCGCAGAAAGCCTGCTGCACGCCGGCGGAATTCCGGTGCTCAACGAATATGACGAGCCCGGCGGCGAAATTACACAGGACGATGTAGATCATGCCCTGGAAGCCGCCCGTAAAATTCATGTGCCGGACGACCGCATCCGCATGCATACGCTGGAACAAAATTTTGAGGTCGACGGGCGTGGCGGCATTGCAAATCCGGTGAGGATGCTCGCCCAGGAACTGCGCGCCGGCATGCTGATGATTCACGGACAGCGCTCCGTGATTGAAAATCTGAAAAAACTCATTGAAAGTGTTCCCGTCACTTGTGCCGATGCTGCGTTTGGCGGATTCTGTTCTGCACTCGCCGTGTTAACACCGGAACATAAACGCGCCGGCGCTGTTGTGATTGATCTTGGCGGCGGAACAACCGACTACCTGGCGTATAGCGCCGGACTTGTCCGGCTGGCCGGTTCAATCGCCGTCGGCGGCGACCATATTACCGGCGATATTTCCAGCGGACTGAATCTCGGGCGCCGGCAGGCTGAAATGCTTAAAAAAGAGTCCGGCAGCGCCATAATCAACCGGTTGAAAAGTGATCAGAATATTTCTATTCCGCCGGAAGGCAGCTATCGCGGCGGCATTGTCCGTTCATCCACGCTGCACACCATCATCCACGCGCGCATGGAAGAGACACTGCGCTTAATTGCCGAGCAGATTGAACAGAGCGAACTCGCCGGAGTATTAAACGGCGGCGTCATTCTTACCGGCGGCGGATCGGCACTCGAAGGCGTTGCTGATTTGGCACAGCAGGTATTTAACGCACCGGCGCGCGTCGGAAGAATTTACGACTGTGTCGGACTCTCCACCAAACAGGAGGGCGCACGTTTTGCCGCCGCGATCGGCGCTATCCGCTACGCCTCAGCGCAGCGCAAACCCGCCGCGCCGGCGCGTGGAGCCATCCGGAATTTTTTCTCGAAACTATGGGGCGGAGGAGAATGAAAAATTATCAAAGAGTCAAAAGTCTGAAAGTCAAAGGTCAAACGTCAGTGTTCCCGGCTTGCGACTTTAAGACCCGTAACTTCCGACACGTTTTAACCCTGAACAGTGAACTCTGAACAGTGAACTCCGACCGCAAAAAAATTCTGATTCTCGGACTCGGCGGCGCCGGTTGTAATGCGGTAGCGCGTATTGCTACGGAAGCGCCGGCGGGCATGGAATTTGCCGTGATGGACTGCGACGAACAGACGCTGCAGAACTGCCATTATGTTGAGAATAAACTGCAGGCCGGACGGGAGCTTACCGGCGGACTGAGCGCCGGCGGCGATATTGAAATCGGCCGGCGCTGCGTCGAAGGTTCCGGTGAGCAGTTTAAATCGCTGATCAACACCGCCGGGTTCTTGATGGTTATCACCGGGCTTGGCGGCGGATTCGGCACAGGCGCCGCGCCGGTGGTTGCGCGCATGGCACGCGATCTCGGTGCCGTCACACTCTTTTTCGCCGTACTGCCGTTTCCGTTTGAGGGGACGGTGGCACGCGGTAAAGCTGAACGCGCCATCCGGCGCATGCGAACCTATGCCGACGCCATTATTGAACTGCCGAATGAACAGCTTCAGCCGCCGGATGATGCATCGGTGGAAGAATCATTTGATTACAGCAGCCGGCTGCTTGCTGCCGGCGTGAGCGGAATCTGGAGAATGCTCTCGTATGCCGGTGTGTGCAACCTCGATTTTGCATCACTCGGCACCATGCTAAACTATTGTGACGCATTCTGCCGCTTCGCCGGCGCGAGCGCCGCCGGCGAAAACCGCGCCGGAGATGTCGTTGAAGAACTGCGTGCACATCCGCTGCTGCACAACACGGCTGTATTTCAAAGTGCGCCGGGCATGATCATCGGGATCACCGGCGGACACGATTTAAAGCTCGTCGAAATCCAGCAGATTGTCGACGGGCTCGCACCGGAGAATCCGGAGTGCTGGCTGAAAACCGGCATCGCGATCGACCCGCAGTTTTCCGGTCGTGTCGATGTTATGCTGCTCGCCGCCGAAGCGTGGAAAGAGCCGCTGATCGACGATGGGCACGGCGGCAGAAAACCGGCGGCCGGGCAGGGGGAGCTCGGACTTAAACCGCGCTCACGCACCTTCGGCGGCGCCGAACGCACCATCTGGAAAGGCGAAGACCTCGACATCCCAACTTACATCCGCCGGAAAATAAAACTGCCGCGGTAAAAATTTTTCCCAATGAATGAGCTGGATAAAATTTACGATGGAATTGCTGCGGATTATGAAAGAGGGCGCAACATTTTTAATAATACGGCGCAACTTGAAATGCTTGCAGAAAAAATTCCGGCGCATGCAGATGTGCTCGATGCCGGTTGCGGTTCCGGAATACCGGTTCTGAAATTTTTTATTGATCACGGTTGTCGTGTAACCGGTACTGATATTTCGGCAGAGATGCTGGCGCTGGCAGCGAAAAATAGTCCGGCGGCCGAGCTGATTCAAAAAGACACCGCCGAACTGGATTTTCCGGCGGACTCATTCGACTTGATCACCTCAATCTACACCCTGTTTCATATGTCGATGGAATGTCAGGTGAGTGCGTTTGGAAAATTTTACACCATGCTGCGCGCCAGCGGCATCGCCTGTTTCACGCTGGCCACAGAAACGTATACCGGAGCGCCGGAGTTTTCCGGCATGAAGCAATTTAAGGATGTTGAATTGCCGTATCATCATGTGACGCCGGAAAAATATGCAGAACTTCTTACGGCGACCGGATTTAAAATTCTCTCCGCTGAACACTTGAAAATCGGACGAGAAACCATGCTGTGGATGCTGGTGCAAAAGGAATAATATGAAAAAATACCGGACGGTATTGCATCCACTTGAGCTGAATTATCAGAGCGCTCATCCAATGCGAACCTTGTTTCGTCTGTTGAACCGGCCATGGTATTATTTCGTTATTACGACACTGCTGCTCCTGATCAAGCACTCTCCGGTGTGGGCAATTCCGTTTTTGATTGCCGAATTGATCGATCTGCTGGTCACACCGGAAAACTGGTCGATGTCCCGTGCCGTAATTTATTTTTCCATTGTGGTGGTACTAACGATTCAGAATATTTTTTCGCACACGCTGTTTTTTGTTATGTTAAGCGGCACAATTCGCGATCTGGAACAGACGTTACGTAATGCGCTGGTAACGCGGATGCAGCACCTTTCCATTGCATTCCACGATCGTACGGAAAGCGGACGGCTGCAGGCGAAAGTCCTGCGCGATGTCGAGCAGGTACAGACATTCTGTATGCTGCTTGGTGACGGCGGGATGCTGGCGATCCTTTCCATCGTGTTTGCGATTCTTGTGACCGTTGTGCGCGAGCCGAAAATGCTGATCGTATTTTTAATTCTTGTGCCGCTTTGCATCGCTTTGCGCGCCGCATTTCATCACCGGATCCTGGCGCACAATAATGCGTTCCGCGAAGAGGTTGAGCGGATGTCTGCCGGTATTGTTGAAATGCTGAATATGATTCCGGTAGTGCGTGCACACGGGCTTGAAAGCATGGCCGCCAGCGAGATGGAGCGGCAGTTTGACGAGGTGAACCGCAGTGGACGAAAGCTTGATCGGATCGACTCGCTGTTCGGCTCTTCCGCATGGGTGGTTTTTCAGCTTTCAGTGGTTTGCGGATTGATTGTGCTGGTCTGGTTTAATCGCCGCGGATTGATCTCCATTGGGGATATTGTTTTATATCAGAGTCTGTTCAGTATGATTGTGATGTGCGTTTCGCAGCTGCTGGGGATTTATCCCCGGCTCATGAGAGGTATCGAGTCCATCCGCTCAATCGGTGAAATACTGGAGTGTCCTGACCTCGAGTTAAATGACGGACGTGCGTCCGTTGCAGAGATTGGCGGACATGTTGAATTCGATGATGTTTCATTTGTGTATGACGTTGAAAAAAATCACGGTGTGAAAAACTTTTCATTGGATGTAAAACCCGGTGAATGTGTTGCATTTGTCGGACCGAGCGGCGCCGGAAAATCAACGGTCATTCAGTTGTTGATTGGATTCCGTCGCCCGCAGGCAGGTCGTATTCTGTTCGATAGACGCGATATGGAAGCATGTGATATGCGAACGGTTCGCAGGCATATTTCTGTTGTGCCGCAGGAAACGGTTTTATTTTCCGGTACTATTCGTGAAAACATTCTTTATGGATTATCCGGCATTTCTGATGAACGGCTGATGGAGGTGCTGACCGCAGCACATCTGGCAGATGTTGTTGCCGAGCTGCCGGAAGGACTTGAAACAAAAATCGGCGAAGATGGTGCCATGCTTTCCGGTGGACAGCGTCAGCGAATTGCTATTGCACGCGCTTTGGTTCGCAATCCTAAAATTCTTGTGCTCGATGAAGCCACCTCTGCGCTTGATACTGTTTCCGAAAAAAAAGTTCAGGATGCCATCGACAGTGCCGTAATCAATCGAACCACATTTATTGTTGCGCACCGGCTTTCAACCATTCGCAGGGCAGACCGGATTGTCGTGATGAAAAACGGTCGCATTGTTGAAATCGGTTCTTATTCAGAATTAATGGAATGCCATGGATTTTTTTATGAAATGCAGCAGTCTCAAGGCGGGGAGTAATTTTCGGTATATTTGGCGAATATAATTTTCGGGAGGTGTTCGGGGAATTACGCTTGAGAATAAGCGTGACGCGGAAAAACAAGAGTCAAAAATCTGAAGGGCGGCGTTCGAATATCGGGTGGTAATTTAAAATTTTTTAATCGTGAATTTTCAGAGATTCGCCGGCAGCCTTGAAAAAAGCTCCTCAAAAACTTGTGTGTGTACGATAATTTTTCAGTTTAAATTTTACCGGAACCACCAGAGCAGAACGATGACGCCGAGTACAATGCGGTACCACCCGAACGGGGTAAAGCTGTGTTTGCGCAGATAGTTCATGAGCCATTGAATAACACAGGCGGCAACGATAAAAGCGACCATGAATCCGGTGGCGAGGATGAGATATTCCGCGCCGGAAAATGCGGCGCCGGATTCCATGAGTTTATATGCGCCGGCACCGGTGAGTGTGGGCACGGCGAGAAAAAATGAAAACTCGGCGGCGATTCGGCGGTCGAGTCTCAGCAGCATTCCGCCGAGAATAGTGGCAGCGGAACGTGACGTGCCGGGAACGAGTGCAAGGCATTGAAAGCAGCCGATGAACAGAGCGGTTTTAAACGTAATTCCGGTGATGTCCTGAATGGCGCCGGTTTTCATACCGCGTGTTTTTTCGAAAATGACCAGCGCAACGCCGTAAAAAATCAGCGCACACGCGACGGTTTGCGGTGTGAAAAGATAATGTTCAATCGTATCGGCGCATAAAAGTCCGAGAATGACTGCCGGAAAAAATGCAACGGCAACTTTCATCCAGAGCAGCCATTTATTTTTACGCTCTTCGGCCGTACCGGCAAACGGCCACAGTTCGCGCCGGAAGAGAACAATCACAGCAAGCGTTGCGCCGGTCTGGATAAAAATTGTAAAGGCATCAGAAAACTGTTTGTTCTCAGAAAGCTGCAGAAATGCGTCGACAAGAATCATGTGGCCGGTGCTGCTGATCGGCAGAAATTCAGTGATACCTTCAACAAATCCGAGCAGGACAGCTTTTAAAAAAGTTATTACAGACATGTCATCCGTTCTGTTTTGACGCGGCGGGACGTCGCGTCTACATTGATTACATTACAGAGCGGCGGCGGTTTTTCAAATGCATCTGACAAAAATATTGAAAACGCCGGCGGACAGGAGATGATGGTGCACATGACTGAATTATGGATTGCCATTTTTTTTCTGCTTGCCGGCTTTGGTCTGTTAACCGGCGGTGCAGAACTGCTGGTGCGCGGCGCGTCACGGCTGGCGGCGGCGCTGGGCATTTCTCCGCTGGTGATCGGCTTGACAGTGGTTGCATTCGGTACGAGCGCACCGGAACTGGCGGTGAGTGTGATGTCCGGCATGGCAGGTGAGACGAACATTGCACTCGGCAATGTTCTCGGCAGTAATATTTTTAATATCCTTTTTATTCTCGGAATTTCGGCGCTGGTGGCGCCGCTGATTGTTTCAACGCAACTGATCAAACTGGATGTGCCGCTGATGATTGCCGCATCGGCACTGGTATTTTTGTTCGGTGCGAACGGTGTAATCAGTACGGTTGAAGGCGTCATTCTGTTTGCCGGAATTATTGCATATACCCTTTTTTTAATCATGAAAAGCCGCAAAGAAAACTGCGCCGCCGTCGCTGAGATACCGGCAGCAAAGGGCGCACGCGCATTGTTGAAGAACGGGTTTTTTGTGCTCGCCGGCCTGGTGCTGCTGGTACTCGGTTCCAGCTGGCTGGTGAAAAGTGCGGTGACCATTGCGCAGCATTGCGGGGTGAGCGATCTGGTTATCGGTTTAACGATTGTCGCTGCCGGAACTTCGCTGCCGGAAGCGGCAACATCGGTTGTGGCAAGTCTTCGTGGTGAGCGCGATATTGCAGTGGGAAATATTGTCGGCAGTAATCTGTTTAATCTGCTGTGTGTTCTCGGTGCAGCGGCCGTTGTCACGAAAGGCGGAATCCCGGTGCCGGAATCGGTTTTAGTTTTTGATTTTCCGGTGATGCTGACGGTGGCGCTGGCGTGCCTGCCGGTGTTTTTCACCGGCAATGTTATTACCCGGTGGGAAGGCGCGCTGTTTTTCGGTTATTATATCATTTACACTGTTTTTCTAATTCTGCTGTCCACCGGCAGCACCGTTGCAACGGAATTTCGCATGGCAGTGCTGTGGTTCGTTCTGCCGCTGACGGCTGTTGCGATACTGATGCTGGTGTGTCGTGAAATCCGGCAAAACAAAAAAACGTAATCCGTGCATTCCGGCAGTGAATTCTGCAGAGGCGCTATTTTTTATTCGCACAATTCTCCGGAATGCGTGTATTCTGACAAAACTTTTTTGAAAACTGAGGAGTGACGATGAAAAAACTTTTGCTGGCTGGAATTTTGTCAATTGCAGGACTCGCCGGTGCGATGGAACGCATGGTGTTTGTGAATCTCGAAGAGGTGTTTAATAATTTCTACCGCACGCAGCTTTCGAAGGCGACCATTGAGGCGCAGCAGAAGGAGATTGAGGCGGAGCGCAAAGCGCGTGCCGATGAAATTACATCGTTCGCCACCGAAGTTGACGCTCTGAAAAAAGAGGCACGCGATATGACGCTGACGGAGGATATCCGCGATGCAAAACGGCTGATTTACGAAGAACGCCTGCTTGAGCTGCGCAGCAAGCAGAAAGAGCTGGAAGAATTTGTACAACTCCGGCAGCAGCTGCTGCAACAGCAGGTTACACGCATGAGTCAGTCGATTATGGATGAAATTCGCGGCGCGGTGATTGAGTATGCCAAGCGCAACGGATTGCAGGCGGTCATGGACAATTCAGCGCGCCGGGCGGCGATCGGCGTGTTTATTTACACACATCCTGACGTGGATATTACACAGCAGATTCTTGGTGAATTGAATAGTAAGCGTCCGGATTCATTTGAACAGATGATAAAAGATGCGACGGGCGCAGAAGAAGCGCCGGTTCCGGCCGAAGCTGCTCCGGCGAACTGATATCAAACCGCGGATTACGCGGATGGAAACGGATTTTTAAATCACGAATGAACACGAAGAAAAAATTGCAGTGTCCCGTTCAATACTTCGTTCTCTTCGCTTCCTCCGTGTGAAATAAATTTTAAGGATTTAAATGAAACTTGTTGAACTTGCAGAAAAAATCGGCGGGAAACTGGACGGCGCCGGCGATGTTGAAATTCGCGGCGTAGCGGCAATCGGCTCTGCAGAGCCGGGCGAAATCAGTTTTCTTGCGAACCCGAAATATGCAGCACAGGCGGCGGCAACCAACGCATCGGCGCTGATTGTACCGGAGAACTGGAGCGCGGAATCGCCGGCGGCATTCATTCGCGTAAAAAATCCGGATGCCGCATTTGCACAGGCAACCATGCTGTTTTATACACCGCCGCCGGCGGCGGTCGCCGGAGTTCATCCGTCGGCAGTCGTCGCGCCGGATGCCATCATCGGAGAAAACGCCAGCATCGGGCCGCTGTGTGTGGTTGAATCCGGCGTAACGATCGGTGCCGGAACGGTGCTGGTTGCGCAGTGTTATATCGGTGCAAACTGCACTGTGGGAAAAAACTGTCTGTTCTATCCGCATGTGTCGCTGCGTGAATCGGTGAAAACCGGTGACCACGTGATTCTGCATAACGGCACGGTGATCGGCAGCGACGGGTTTGGTTATTCAGTGGACGAAGCCGGCGTGCGCACAAAGATTCCGCAGGTCGGCACAGTGGAGATCAGCGACGATGTTGAAATCGGAGCGAATACGACAATAGATCGCGCGCGGTTCGGCAAAACAAAGATCGGTACCGGTGCAAAGATTGATAATCAGGTTCAGATTGCACACAATGTGGAAATCGGCGAGCACGTGGTGCTGGTTTCGCAGGTTGGCATTGCCGGCAGCGCGCGCGTCGGCGAAAAATCGATTCTGGCCGGAAAAGTTGGCGTGAACGGCCATATTGAAATCGGCAAAGGCGTGGTTGTCGGCCCGATGGCCGGCGTGACAAAGAGCGTGCCGGACGGCGCTTATCTGATCGGGATGCCGGCGGTAGCGATAAAAGAGTGGAAACGCAGCACGGCTGCTGTTGCGCTGCTGCCGAAATTAAAAGAACGGATTGCGGCATTGGAAAAACGGATAAAGCAGCTTGAACAGTCCGGTTAAAAGACGGGTGAGTTTTTAATTAAAGGAAAACGATGAATCCGATCAGTATGTATGGCGAAAAAGTGTTCAGTATGCGTGTAATGCGTGAGCACCTTTCCGAAAAAACGGTACAATCGCTGGAAGCGACGATCAAAACCGGCAAGCGGCTGAATCCCGGCATTGCGGCTGAAGTTGCCGAAGCGATGAAAGAGTGGGCGCTTTCCAAAGGCGCAACACACTATACGCACTGGTTTCAGCCGCTCACTAACTCCACCGCCGAAAAACACGATTCATTTATTGTGCCGGACGGTGAAGGTTCCGTGATCTGTAAATTTTCCGGCAGCGAGCTGATTCGGGGCGAACCGGATGCCTCCAGTTTTCCGTCCGGCGGACTGCGCGCAACATTCGAAGCGCGCGGGTATACCGCGTGGGACCCGAGCAGTCCGGCGTTCATTAAAGATAATACACTGTGCATCCCGACGGTGTTTTGCGGTTATCACGGCGAAGCACTTGACAAAAAAACACCGCTGCTGCGCTCTATTAAAGCGCTCGATCAGCAGACGCGCCGCATGGCGAAACTGTTCGGCTTGGAAATTAAACAGTACGCCGGCGCAACGCTCGGGGCGGAGCAGGAATATTTTCTGGTCAATCGCGAATATTATAACGCGCGTCTCGATCTGCAGCAGACCGGCCGTACATTGTTCGGCTGCGCGCCGGCAAAACATCAGCAGATGGAGGATCATTATTACGGCACCATCAAAACCCGTGTAATGAAATTCATGGAGGACCTCGACCACGAGCTGTGGCGGCTGGGCATTCCGGCTAAAACGCGGCATAACGAAGTGGCGCCGGGACAGTTTGAAATCGCACCGGTTTTTGAAGAGCTCAATCTGGCGGTCGATCACAATATGCTCACGATGGGGGTGCTGCACAAGACAGCAGAAAAGCATGATTTTGTCTGCCTGCTGCACGAAAAACCGTATGCCGGCGTGAACGGTTCCGGCAAACACAACAACTGGTCGCTTACCGGACCGGATGGTAAAAACTGGCTGCTGCCCGGCGACAACCCGCATGAAAATGCAAAATTCCTGACCGTTATTTGTGCATTGATTCAAGCGGTGGACATGTATGCGGATTTACTGCGCGCCTCTGTTGCTACGGCCGGCAACGATCATCGTCTCGGTGCGCACGAAGCGCCGCCGGCGATTATCTCCATTTTTCTCGGCGAACAACTTACCGATATTATTATGCAGATTGAAAACGGTGCCGCGAGCCGTTCAAAACAGAACGGCACTATTCATCTCGGCATCGATATCTTGCCGACACTGCCGCGCGGCAATACCGACCGCAACCGCACATCGCCGTTCGCATTCACTGGCAATAAGTTTGAATTCCGTGCCGTCGGCTCGAATCAAAGCTGCGCCGGCTGCAATGTAACCATCAATACCATTGTCGCCGATGCACTGGATGACATCTGTACAAAACTGGAAGCGGAGGTCGCCGCCGGAAAAGAGTTTAACAAATCTCTGCAGACGATTCTTTCGAGCATCATTAAAAAGCATAAACGCATTCTGTTTGACGGTGATAATTATACTGCCGCCTGGGAGAAGGAAGCTGCGCAGCGCGGACTGCCGAATATAAAAACCACTCCGGAAGCGCTCAAAGCGTGGATTACACCTAAAGCGGTGGAGCTCTTTTCCAGACACAATGTGTTAACTGAAAAAGAACTGCGCTCCCGCTACGAAATTTACCATGCCGAGTATGAAAAAATCATTCATATCGAAGCCGGCGTGGCGCTGCTGATGGCCAAAACCATGATCATTCCGGCGGTCATGACCGCACAGGGAGAACTGGCGGCGCAGATTAAAGCCGTTGTTTCTGCCGGCGGAACTGCCACTGGCGCGCGCGCAGCACTTAAAGGCATCTGTGCCGAAACCGAAAAACTCTACCGGACGGTCGCACGGCTCGAAAAAGCCGCCGCCGTAAAAGAAAAAATCGGCGCCATGAACAAAGTCCGCACCGCAGTGGATGCGCTTGAGCTGATGGTGCCGTTTGAACACTGGCCGCTTCCAACCTACGAAGAGATGATGTTTATGATTTGAGGCGGGAAAATTATTCCGGTAAATCCTTAGCCATCCGTCGAAAAATAAAAAAGCGTGTGCAAATCAATTTATAAGGGTTTACTTTTGCGGTATTGATTGTTTATGTTTCTGAAAATCCCGGAGAGTTT from Kiritimatiellales bacterium encodes:
- a CDS encoding glutamine synthetase III, whose protein sequence is MNPISMYGEKVFSMRVMREHLSEKTVQSLEATIKTGKRLNPGIAAEVAEAMKEWALSKGATHYTHWFQPLTNSTAEKHDSFIVPDGEGSVICKFSGSELIRGEPDASSFPSGGLRATFEARGYTAWDPSSPAFIKDNTLCIPTVFCGYHGEALDKKTPLLRSIKALDQQTRRMAKLFGLEIKQYAGATLGAEQEYFLVNREYYNARLDLQQTGRTLFGCAPAKHQQMEDHYYGTIKTRVMKFMEDLDHELWRLGIPAKTRHNEVAPGQFEIAPVFEELNLAVDHNMLTMGVLHKTAEKHDFVCLLHEKPYAGVNGSGKHNNWSLTGPDGKNWLLPGDNPHENAKFLTVICALIQAVDMYADLLRASVATAGNDHRLGAHEAPPAIISIFLGEQLTDIIMQIENGAASRSKQNGTIHLGIDILPTLPRGNTDRNRTSPFAFTGNKFEFRAVGSNQSCAGCNVTINTIVADALDDICTKLEAEVAAGKEFNKSLQTILSSIIKKHKRILFDGDNYTAAWEKEAAQRGLPNIKTTPEALKAWITPKAVELFSRHNVLTEKELRSRYEIYHAEYEKIIHIEAGVALLMAKTMIIPAVMTAQGELAAQIKAVVSAGGTATGARAALKGICAETEKLYRTVARLEKAAAVKEKIGAMNKVRTAVDALELMVPFEHWPLPTYEEMMFMI